A genomic segment from Nicotiana tabacum cultivar K326 chromosome 9, ASM71507v2, whole genome shotgun sequence encodes:
- the LOC142163807 gene encoding uncharacterized protein LOC142163807: MAVDDLSNKNTTVIAENASRASSDDEFEEEVTVAVTHLLYLAPSDTSEISLISFQLTGTDHYSLWHRSMLVALLGRNKLGIVDGRWPKEQFREKYCAHVVHMDLQERFDKVNDTRCYNLHKKIATLNQGTASISVYYSKLKDLWDETESVVPTPGCDCVKTKEFIVHLQK, from the exons ATGGCGGTTGATGATTTGTCTAATAAAAACACAACTGTTATTGCTGAAAATGCTTCGCGTGCATCATCAGATGATGAATTTGAGGAAGAAGTGACAGTAGCAGTCACTCATCTTCTGTACTTAGCTCCCAGCGATACAAGTGAAATCTCTTTGATCTCGTTTCAGTTAACTGGCACTGACCACTACTCCCTATGGCATCGATCTATGCTAGTTGCCCTACTTGGCCGTAATAAGCTTGGGATTGTTGATGGCAGGTGGCCTAAGGAGCAGTTTCGTGAGAAGTACTG TGCACATGTAGTGCATATGGATCTTCAAGAACGCTTTGATAAGGTAAATGATACACGTTGCTACAATTTGCACAAGAAAATTGCTACCTTAAACCAAGGTACTGCATCTATCTCTGTTTATTACTCGAAGCTCAAAGATCTCTGGGATGAGACTGAATCTGTAGTACCTACTCCTGGCTGTGACTGTGTTAAGACAAAAGAATTTATTGTGCATCTACAAAAATAG